A single genomic interval of Amblyomma americanum isolate KBUSLIRL-KWMA chromosome 11, ASM5285725v1, whole genome shotgun sequence harbors:
- the LOC144109474 gene encoding BEN domain-containing protein 5-like, which yields MVQVLIGPELWMSAAKWIYVMKNTSDAKCCLEVARHLWTLNEAAERSLTRQQCRSIATAARKLPATPEKVEVMKNCLAYFVDQHPVPELPKDHRVAAVRKHLRNFFTEAARQGKRVRGAAAPHDTQTNELQQHPNQ from the exons ATGGTGCAGGTGCTAATAGGACCAGAGCTATGGATGTCTGCTGCAAAGTGGATATATGTAATGAAGAACACCAGCGACGCAAAGTGTTGCCTTGAGGTGGCACGGCATTTGTGGACATTAAATGAGGCTGCTGAGCGCAGCCTTACTCGGCAACAGTGCCGCTCCATCGCCACTGCAGCCAGAAAGCTACCTGCCACACCAGAGAAGGTGGAAGTGATGAAGA ATTGCCTGGCTTATTTCGTCGATCAACATCCTGTGCCGGAACTGCCGAAGGACCACCGAGTGGCTGCTGTGCGGAAGCACCTGCGCAACTTCTTTACGGAGGCAGCCCGCCAAGGCAAGAGGGTGCGGGGTGCTGCAGCACCTCATGACACCCAAACCAATGAACTGCAGCAACACCCAAACCAGTGA